The genomic window GAGGTCACCGTCGTTCTGGCCGATGAGCCGCGCGGCCTTCTCTACGGGCTGTTCGAGGTCGTCCGGCTGGGTGAGTCAGCATTCGGATCCGGCCTGGGCGCTGCGATACATCGCCCGGCGATGCGCCTGCGCATGATCAACCATTGGGACAATGTCGACGCCCATCCGGTGATGGGCCAGGTCGAGCGGGGATACGCCGGCGGTTCGCTGTTCTGGCAGGACGGCCTGCCACGTCGGGACCTGGCCCGGGTACAGGCCTACGGCCGACTGCTGGCGGCCTGCGGCATCAACGCCGCGACAGTGAACAACGTCAATGTACACCGAGCCGAGACACACCTGCTGACCGATCGACTCGGCGAGGTCGCGGCGATCGCGCGCGTGCTTCGGCCGTACGGCGTGCGTGTGCACCTGTCCGTGAACTTCGCAGCGCCGATCGTACTGGGCGCTCTGGCGACCGCCGATCCGCTGGACCCGGCTGTGCGGGATTGGTGGGCGAGTGCGACGCGACGGGTCTACGAAGCGATTCCCGACTTCGGCGGGTACGTGGTCAAGGCCGATTCGGAGGGCCAGCCGGGTCCGTTCGCGTACGGACGTAGCCACGCCGAGGGAGCCGACATGCTCGCCGACGCCGTGGCGCCATTCGGTGGAGTGGTGCATTGGCGTGCGTTCGTCTACAACCACCGCCAGGACTGGCGGGATCGGTCCACCGACCGGGCCCGCGCCGCGTACGACCATTTCGTACCGCTGGACGGCCGTTTCCGGGACAACGTCATCGTGCAGGTCAAGCACGGGCCGATGGACTTTCAGGTTCGGGAGCCGGTGTCGCCGGTGATCGCCGCGATGCCTGCCACCCGGGTCGCCGTCGAGGTGCAGGCGACCCAGGAGTACACCGGCCAGCAACGGCACATCTGCTATCTCGGACCCCTGTGGAGCAGCGTGTTGCGGTTCGCTCCACACGGGCCCGATGGCTCCACGGTGGCCGACATCGTCGCGGGTGGCGGCGGGTTCGTCGCCGTATCGAACGCAGGCGCCGACCATTTCTGGACGGGACATCCACTAGCCCAGGCCAATCTGTACGCGGCCGGGCGGCTGGCATGGCAACCCACGGCGGATCCGACTGCGCTGTTGGACGAATGGATCGGACTCACCTTCAACCCGGCCACCGGTGACGACGCGGAGCCGGTGCGGCGCACGTTGCACTTGCTGATGGACGATTCCTGGCGCACCTACGAGCAGTACACCGCGCCGCTGGGTATCGGTTTCATGGTGCGCCCTGGTCACCACTACGGACCCGATGTGGACGGCTACGAGTACACCCCGTGGGGGACCTACCATTTCGCCGATCGCGACGGCGTGGGGGTGGATCGCACCCGCGCGTCCGGGACGGGTTTCACGGGCCAATATCCCGAGCCGTGGTCGCAGATCTACGAATCACTCGACGACTGCCCCGACGAGTTGCTGCTGTTCTTCCACCACGTCGGCTTCCGGCACGTCCTGCACAACGGCTCCACGGTCATCCAGCACATCTACGACACCCACTTCGCCGGTGCCGAGCGCGTGGCCGAGATGCGCCAGCAGTGGCACGAGCTGGACGGACTGGTCGATCCGGCCTTGTTCACCCGGGTGGTTGCGCTGCTCGAGGAGCAGGTGCGCAGCGCCGAGGAGTGGCGCGACCAGATCAACACATACTTCTTTCGCAAGTCCGGCGTACCCGACGCCAAGGGCCGCCCGATCTACTGAGCCGGTGGCCATCGGTCCAAATCTGCCGGGACCACCGTGCCAGGGTCGTTTTCTCGGCGCAACGGCGACGCCGCTGGTCCGGGCAGACTCACTCGGTGAACTCATGCCGCACGGTGGCGATCATCGGCCGGCAATTGTGCAGCAGCGCTAGCAGGAACACCGAACCCAGCAGGGCCAGCACCGCCTCCGACCAGAGCAGGATGGCGGCGACCGCGAGAACCAGCAGGCAGCCGCTGCCTGCTGTGACGCCCGGCGTCCGGACCAGGAAGTGTGCGGCCAGGCGCGCAACGTCTCGGGTGCGGAAGGCGAACAGAGCCGTGATGAGCAGGGCGTTCAGTGCCCAGAGCGTCGCGGCCACCGCGATCAGGGCTAGGGGCCCGACCCACCACTCGGACAGACCCGTGACGGAAAGGTTCGCCAGACTCATCGTGAGCACGGTGATCCAGAGCAGCCAGATCGCCCAGATCGGCAGCACGTCTCGGGCGTTGCGCCGGTACCCCCGCCAGAACAGGGCAGCCGGCCGCAGGTCGGTCAGGTCGAGCCGCCCGTGGTGCAGCGCGTAGAGCGCGGCAGACAGCGCGGGACCGGCAGGCAGCGCGCATGCCGCGGCCAGCGGCAGATTGCTCGGGTCCCGGTCGAGCAGCACCAGGGCGAGCAGTCCGGGCCCGGCCGTGGCGAGCAGAAGCAACTCGACGGTGAGCAGGTGATAGATCAGAGCCATGACACGGGCGAGAGGTCCGGCACCGAATCGCTCCCCCACCCCGGCGCCGCTCATGAGAAGGGTTCCGCCGTGGGATCGGCACCCAGTAGTCGTCGCTCGTCGTACCACGGTGGGGTCTCGTCGACTACCGGGGTGATCTCCAGCAGGGTCACCTCGTGCCGGCTCAAGGTCACGTCGAGGGTCACCCGGCCGTCGACCAGCGGCAGGCTTCGGTGGCTGCGTGCCGGCTCGGCTGCCTCACGCAGGACCTCCAATTCGCGCGGCCGGGGTGACCGTGGACGCCCCATTTCGCACCAGGCGGTCCAGGCGTTGCCTCGCTCCTCGTCGACCGTCGAACGCAGCACGAAGGCAGAGGACGCGCCGGGGGCCGAGACCGGGACGGAGAGCTGCAGCGGGTGGTGGCCGGGTGACGCGGTGCCGGTGTGGTCCACCGGCGACCAGGCCAGGATCGTGACACGACCGGTGTCGTCGACGGTGACCAGGTGGTCGGTGCCGCGCGTCAGGATCTGATCGCCCATCCGCGCCATGAACGCATACAGGTGGTAGGTGGGTTTCTTGATCTGGCGGTGGGTGAGCAGGCCGAAGCCGCCATGGAACAGCGCGGTCGGTACCCCTTCCTCCTCGAACATGTCACTGAACGTCCAGTAGGCGAAGGAGTCGGCCACCTCGCCTCCGGCCGCGATCACCGGGGCGAGGTAGGCGGCGTTGAACGCCGTGTCGTGGATCGGGTTGTCCGGCCGGTAGGACGAGTTGAACTCGGTGATGTGCACCGGCAGGCCGGCCAACGGGGTGCCGCGCAGCTGTTGCCGCGGCAGCGCGAACTGCTCCAGGAGCCGGGATGCGGGTTCCAGTGTCTGGTGGACGCCGAACGGGACCTGCTGGGCCGGGCCTGAGGTGTACGCGTGCCGGCTCACGAAGTCGATCGGCACCTCGCGATCGGTGACGAACGAGGCGAAGCGCAGCAGCCAGTCGTCCTCGCCGGGTGAGATGGCGGGCCCGCCGACCTGGAGGCTGCCGTCGATGTCCTTGATGGTGTTCGCCGTGATCTCGTACAACCGGTGATAGGCGCCGGCGTCCGCGTCCTGCCAGAACTGTTTGAGGTTGGGTTCGTTCCACACCTCGATGGGCCAGCCGCGTACCTCGTCCAGACCGTAGCGGTCGATCAGGTGCGTGACGGTCGCGCGGACCAGGGCCGCCCATTCGGTCCAGGATCTCGGCGGGGTGACGTTGCCGTGCCACCAGAAGACCGTCTGGTCGCCGGAGGCCAGTTCGGACGGCATGAAACCCAGTTCGACGAACGGTTTGATGCCGAGCTCGAGATATGCGTCGACGACCTGGTCGAGGTAGGTGAACGCGTACCGGACCTGGCGGACGCCCTGATATTCGTAGGGCCGGTAGATGCCGACTCCGTCGCTGAGCAGGCCGTGCCCGCGGATGTGCCGGAAGCCGATGTCACGCTGGAGCAGCGCGAGGGAGTCCTGGTAGTCGCGCCGCAGCGCGAGCTCGAACCTCCCGGTGCCGACGCAGGTGCGCCAAGCGTCGCCGAGCCGGCCGCACGGTGTTTCGGGAACATGAATGAGCATCGTCGTCCTTCGCGTACGCAGAGGCCGGGCCGCGACTCGACGCGGCCCGGCCGGGGAATCCGATCAGGGATTGCTCTTCTTGAACCGGTCGTACGCCTTGTTCGCCAGGTCGATGTACTGGTCCATGTTCTTGCCCTTGAGCTCGGCGAGGTAGGCGTCCCATTCGCTGAACGGCCGCTGGCCCAGGATGAACTTGACGCTCTGCTGGTTGACGTGGTCCTTGAGCCCGGTCTCCCACAAGCTGGCCTGCTCGCGTTCCTCAGGGCTGAACGGGTGCGGCGGCGGCACCGGCCGGATCTGGCGTTTGTTCATCTCCGCCTGGAAGGCCTTCTCCTCATCGGAGAACTGCGAGTTCAGCAGCTTGGTGCTGCCGGCGTACGCGAAAACGCCGTTGGAGTAGCCGTAGTCGACCTGCAGATCCCTGGGGGCCGTGGGGTTGATCCCGGCCCATTTCACGTCCGGCGCGAGTTTGAAACTGTCGTCCGCGACGCTGCCGTTGTAGGTCTGCCCTTCGATACCCCACTTGGTGAACATCTTGCCCGCGTCGGAATACCACAGCCAGTCGATGAACTGCATCATCGCGACGAAGTTCTTGCTCTCTCGCGCCTTTCTGCTGATCATGATGCCGTTTTCCAGTCGGCTGAGGCCTTCGAGTGACGGCCCCATCGGCCCGGTCGGCAGGGGGATCTTGACCACCGTCGCCCCGGGGATCTTCGCGATGTCCTTGCGGCATTCGTTGACCAGCGTCTGGGCGTTGCAGCTGATCACGAACGACTTGCCGTTGGCGAATTTCTGCCGGGCGTTGTCGTCGGTTTGGGTGAAGCTCTCCGGGTCGAGCAGCTTCTCGGCCACCAGCGTGTTCAGGTATTGCAGCACCTGTTTGTACTGGTCCATGGCCGCGCTGAAGACGAATTTACCGGCGGCGGCGTCCCAGAAGGCACTTTGGTAGGCCCAGCCGGCGTAGGTGCCGTAGGCCGCGCCGAGCAGACCGACGAGGTTGTTCGCGCCGGGGTTCGGCGGGGTGCTCCACCGGTCGGAGAAGGGGTACCGGTCGGGGTATGCCTGCCGCATCGCCCGGAGCACCGTTGTCAGTTCGTCCCAGGTCGTCGGCACCGCCAGGCCGAGCTTCTCCAGGATGTCGGTGCGCATCGCGAGGGAGTAGTCCTGCCAGACGTTCTCATGCAGGCCGGACAGCAGGTAGTACTTACCGTCCTGCTGGCTGATCGCCTCCAGGTTGCCCTGCAGGTTCCACTGCTTGACCTGGGCCGAGTAGTTCGGCATGAGGTCGACGTAGTCGCTGACCGGGATGATCGCGCCGCCCGCGATGTACGCTTCCTCGTCCGGGTGGTAGGTCTTCGGGATGATCATCGGGGCGTCGCCGGCGCCCACCACCACGCTGCGCTTCTGGTTGTAGTCGCTGAGCGGCACCACGGTGGGTTGCAACGTGACGTTGGTGCGCTTGCTCAACTCGGCCCAGAACGGCCAGTCCGCCTTGTACGGGTAACCCGGATTGCTCAGCATCATGATCGAGAAGGTGAGCGGCTCAGCGGCCTTGAACTGGTTGCCGACCGCGTAGGCGTCCATGGCCCCGACGCGATTGCTGTCGAGGCTACTGCTGTCGCTGTCGGGGTCATCGCTGCTACAGCCGGCCACCGTGGCAGCGGCGGCCGCACCGGCCGCGGCCAGTATCTGACGTCGGGTGAAATGATACATATCGGAACTCCTTGAGAAGGCGGAGAAGTCAGCCCTTGACGGCGCCCAGCGTGACGCCGGAGACGAAGAACCTCTGAATGAAGGGATAGATGAGCAGGATCGGCAGCATGGTGAGGACGATGGTGACGGCCTGGATGCTCGCCGCGATCTGCAGCGCGGTATCGCTGGCCGTGCTGTTGTCCGAGCCCGCGGTGGCGCCGGCGATCAGGTTGCGCAAATAGACGGTGACCGGGAACAGTTCCTGCCGGTCCATGTAAAGGAACCCGGAGAACCACGAGTTCCAGAACGACACCGCGTAGAACAGCAACATGGTGGCGAGCACCGCCTTGGACAGCGGCAGCACGATCCGCAGCAGGGTGCGGTAGGTGCCGCAGCCGTCGACGGCCGCGGCCTCCTCGAGTTCGACCGGCAGGCTCTCGAAGAACGCCTTCATCACCAGCAGGTTGAACACGCTGATCGCGTTCGGCAGCACGATCGCCCACAGGGTGTTGCGCAGCCCGAGCGTGCTGACCAGCACGTAGTTGGGAATCAGGCCGCCGTTGAAGAACATCGTGAACACCGCGATGCCGACCAGCACGCCACGGCCCTTGAGATGGCGCTTCGACAGCACGTAGGCGTAGCAGGTGGTGAGCACCAGCGCGATGGCCGTGGCGACCACGGTGTAGAGCACGGTGTTGCGGTAGTTGGTCCAGAACATCGCGTCGGACATGACGTGCTGGTACGTGGTCAGGTTGAAGCCTTTCGGCAACAGGACCACCTGCCCGGAACGGATCTCGTGCTCGCCACTGAATGAGCGGGCCACGATGTTGACGAACGGGAACAGCGTGGCCACCACCACGGCGGTGAGCACGAACGCGTTGATCACCTGGAAGGCCCGGTACGCCCGGGTCGCCTGCGGAACCCCGTTACGTGCTGGTCGGATGGCGGCCGAGGTCACCACAGGCTCGTCCCGATCGTGCGCCGGGACAGTGTGTTCGCGCCGAGTACCAGCAGCAGGCCGATCACGGACTCGAACAGGCCGATGGCCGCCGCGTAGCTGAAGCTGCCGGAGACGACACCGACGCGGTAGAGGTAGGTCGAGATGACGTCCGCGGCCGGGTAGGTGAGCGGATTGTAGAGCAGCAGGATCTTCTCGAAGCCGACCGCCAGGAACGTGCCGATGTTGAGGATGAGCAGCGTGATCATCGTGGGCCGGATCCCGGGCAGCGTGACGTGCCAGGTCTGCCGCCACCGGTTCGCGCCGTCGACCCGCGCCTGCTGGTAGAGGTCACTGTCGATGGTGGTGAGCGCGGCGAGATAGAGGATCGTCCCCCAGCCGACGGTCTGCCAGACCTCTGAGGAGACGTAGATCGTGCGGAACCAGCCGGGCTGCTGAATGAACGCGATCTTGTCGTGCCCCATTGCGGCAAGCCCGTGGTTGATCACGCCGTCCACGGACACCGTCTGCAGGACCAGACCCGCCACCACCACGATGGACAGGAAGTGCGGCAGGTAGGAGATGGTCTGCACGAAGCCCTTGAGCCAGCGGGTGCGGACCTCGTTGAGCAGCAGCGCCAGCACGATCGGCAGCGGGAAGCAGAACAGCAGGGTGAGCGCGCCCATGATGATCGTGTTGGTGAAGACCTGCCAGAAGGTGGGATCGGCGAGGAACATCCGAAAGTAGTGCAACCCGACCCAGTACTCGCCGACCAGTTCACCGCCGGGCTGGTAGCGCCGGAACGCGATCACGTTGCCGAGCATCGGCAGATAACGGAACACCGCGAAGAACAGCAGCGGCAGTACGGCCAGCGAGTACAGCTGCCAGTCTCGGCGCAGTGCGTGTCGCCAGCCTCTTCGTCGGGTTCGTTCAGGATGCGCGGTCCGGGGCGGCCGGCGGAGCGTGTCCGGCACGCGGTCGATCACCTTGGCCGGGTTCATGACGTCGGCCCTTGCCGCGCGGGCGCGAGGGCCGGCAGGCGGTCGACGCGGACCCGTGACTCCAGCATCCGTTGCGCTCCGGTCTCGCGCTCGGCGCCGACCAGCCGCAGCCGTACGGTGGCCGCGGCGTCCGCGCTCGACCGGCCGAACCGCAGCTCCACGTCGCCCGGTTCGACCACGCGCCGGCCGTCGACGCCCGTGAACGACGCCATGTCGGCCGGCACGGCGAAGCTGACGTAGGCGGCTTCGCCGTGCTTCAGAGCGACCCGGGCGTAGCCGATCAGCCGTACCACCGGCCTGGTCGTCTGTGCGACGGGGTCGTGCAGATACAGCTGGACGACCTCGACGCCGTCTCGCTCGCCGGTGTTCCGGACGGTGATCCGTACCGTCGCGTCGCCGTCGACGGGCCAGACGGCGGGCTCGTCGACCGGAACCTCTTCAATACTGAGCGCGTGCGCGTCGGTCCAGTCGAAGGTGGTGTAGCTCAGGCCGTGCCCGAACGGGAACGCGGGCGTCGGGTCGATCGAGGACACCTGGCTGCGGCGGCCCAGCGGCGGCGACAGGTAGGTCGTGGGCAGTCCACCAGAGTTGCTCGGCACACTCACCGGCAGCCGTCCTGACGGGTTCACGGCACCGGTCAGGATCTCGGCTAAAGCCTGGCCGCCCTGTTGGCCGGGGAAGAACGCCTGCACGATGGCGGCGGCCGTGGCGACCTCGGGGCCGAGGGCATAGGGGCGGCCGGCCAGCAGCACCAGCGCCACCGGGGTGCCCGTGTCGAGGACCGCCCGCACAAGGTCCGACTGGATGCCGGGCAGCCGCAGGTCGTCGGCGTCGCAGCCCTCGCCCGAGGTACCCCGCCCGAACAGGCCGGCCCGGTCGCCCACCGCGAGGACGCACAGGTCGCTGTCGGCTGCGGCGGCCACGGCTGCGGCGATGCCGGAGGCATCGTCGCCGGTGATCGTGCAGCCCTGCTCGTACACCAGGTGCGGAGCGAGATCGCTGAGTGCCTCGCGGAGGGTGGGAACGTTGATGCCGAGGTCGTGGTCCGGGTGTCGTTGTCCGACGTGGAGCGGGAAGGAATAACACCCGAGCATGGCGAGCGGATCGTCGGCGACGGGGCCGACCAGCGCGATCCGCTGGGCGGTGGCCAGCGGCAACACGGTTCCGGTGTTGCGCAGCAGCACGATCGACTCGCGGGCCAGACGTAACGCGACGTCGCGCCCGGCTTCGTCGTCGAGCCGCAGTTCTCCGGCATCATCGACCAGGGGCTGCCAGTCGGCGTCGAGCAGGCCCAACTCCGCCTTCTGGGTCAGCACTCGAAGCAACGCCCGGTCGACCAGCGCCTCCTCGACGGCGCCTGATCGGATCGCCTCGAGCAACGGCGGACCATAGGCGTCGACCGTAGGAAGTTCGACGTCGATGCCAGCGCGGAGAGCGAGCCGGGCCGCATCGGCGGCACCGTCCGCGACACCATGCAGCGTTTCCAGGAATCGCACGGCGAAGTAGTCAGCGACCACCGTCCCTCGGAAGCCCCACTCGTCACGCAGCAGCCGGTTCAGAAGTGCACGGTCGGCCGCGACCGGAACACCGTCGATCTCGGCGTAGGAGTGCATCACCGAACGGGCCCCGCCCAGCCGCAACGCCATCTCGAACGGCGGCAGTATCACGTCATTCAACTCCCGGACGCCCATCGGCACCGGGGCGAGGTTGCGTCCTCCACGCGAGGCGGAGTAGCCGGCGAAGTGTTTGAGTGTCGCCACCACGCCGGCGTCCTCGAGCGCACGGACGTAAGCCGCACCGACGGAGCCGACGAGGTAGGGGTCCTCCCCGATCGTCTCCTCGGTGCGGCCCCAGCGGTAGTCCCGGGTCACGTCGAGAACCGGAGCGAGTCCCTGATGGACTCCCGCGGCCCGCATGGACCGCCCGATCCCGCCGGCCATCTGCGCCACCAACGCGGGATCGAATGAGGCGCCCCAGGCCAGCGGTGCCGGGTACACCGTGGCACGCCAGGCGGCGAACCCGGTGAGGCACTCCTCGTGCACCTGCGCCGGCAAACCGAAACGGCTCTCCGCCATGATCCGCCTTTGGGCTGCAGCGAGCGACCGCGCACCGGCTGCGGGTTCGACCGGGGCCGTGCCGAACGGCCGGGTCAGCTGCCCGAGCCCGTGACGGATGAGCGAGTCCCACGCAGGCGTCTCGCCGCTCATTTCGGCCTGGTACGGCGCCACGCCCCCGCCGGACGCGTCCGCGCCGACCCACACGCCGACGAGCTGTGCCAGCTTCTCTTCCAGCGACATGAGGGGGAGCAGGGCCCGTGCCCGATCCTCCGGGGACAAACGCGGGTCGCGCCATCGGCCGCTCGGCGGCTCGGGACGGGTGTCGATAGACGGCTCGATGCTCATATCAGTCCTGTCTTCAGCGCTGACGGGAAGTCACCGTATTCATCGTGAGGCGAGCGAAACTTTCGTCGGCGCATCGAGATTCGTGACTGGGAACGTAAGCCTCGGGTTTCGTCGATGTCAAGACGCCGTAACGAATACATCTTTAGCATCAACGAAATACTTCTCCACGCGCTGATCAGTGCATGGAGCTTTTCGTGGAGTGGCATGCACGCCCCATGGAGATTCATCCTGAGGGTCTGCCGAGGGCCGGACCGACCCGGTAGCGTCCGCTATCGTCCCGGTGTGACGTCGCAGTGGCCGTGCGCACCGATCGACCTGACCGAAACTACCGGTGGCAGTGTGAGAACAGATGGCAGGACGCGCAAGCAGCCGAGGATGGTCCGGCAACCACGCGGATCAACCCCGTAAGCGAGTTGCCCGTACGGGAGAGCAGCGCATCACCGGAGCCTCCAACGAAGGAAATCGGCGTGCGGATTGTTGACGCTCCCGTGATCGGCACCCGTCCGGACGGAACTTCGTCACCGTGAAAGTCGGCGTGGACGACGGACTCACCGGCTTAGGCGACACCTCGCTCAACGGCCCGCGAGCTCGCCGTCGCGAGCTACCCGACCATGGGGGCCGGCGCTGATCGGCCGCGATCCCGCGCGGATCGAGGACACCTGGCAGTGCGGGAGATCCGCAGCTTATGTCCACTCCCACCTATCGCGCCGATGGAGGCTCTGGACGAAACATCAACGACATACTATGTTAATGTTTCGTGCAGGTCAGGAATTAGTTCTTTCGCACCGGCGCTCCCCGCCTGCCGCAGCAGGGAGGCCAATGGTAACTACCTGCCATAACCCTCACCTCTGATGGCGATTGCCGGGCACCCCGGCCATCCACCGGAGCTCCCTGAACGCGCAGCTTCAGGCTCCACATCGGCTCCATTAGTCTCCACGAAGCGCCGCTGTCGACCTGCCCCGGCCCATTCCCCAGGCGTCCGGATCATTGAACGCCCGAAACGGCGCAGCCGAGCACTACCCGGAGCGGGCTTCAGCGACGCTCAGCCGCGGGAGCCACCACCACCGTCCCCCACCGTCCCCGGCCGTCTGTGGCACCGTCCGGCCGCGCGTTCCCCGGAGGTCTCGTGAAACACATCCCCCATCGGCTGTGGTTGGCAGCCACTGCCGTCGTCGCCCTCGCCGCGGGCGTCATCGTCACCGCGAACCCCGCTCAAGCCGCCACCATGCAGAGGAGCTACCAGTGGAGCTCGAGCGGCATCCTGATCGCGCCGAAATCAGACTCCAGCCACAGCCTGGTGTCGATCAAAGATCCGTCGGTCGTCCACTACAACGGGCGATGGCACGTCTTCGCCTCGACGGTCGACTCGGCCGGCGAATACAGCATGGTGTACCTGAACTTCACCGACTGGTCCTCGGCCGATTCGGCCACGCCGTTCCACCTGGACGAGACCGCCATCGGCACCGGGTACCGGGCGGCCCCGCAGGTCTTCTACTTCGCCCCGCAAAGCCTGTGGTACCTGGTCTACCAGACTGGCGGGAACGCCTCCTACTCCACCAACACGGACCTTGCCAACCCGTCCGGATGGACCGCTCCGAAGGGTTTCTACTCCGGCGTGCCCTCGATCATCCAGCAGAACATCGGATCCGGCAGCTGGGTCGACATGTGGGTGATCTGCGGCAGCGTCAACTGCCATCTGTTCTCCTCGGACAACAACGGCCATCTCTATCGCTCGCAGACCAGCATGGCCGGCTTCCCCAACGGCATGAGCGATCCGGTCATCGTTTTGTCCGACTCGAAGTTCAAACTGTTCGAGGCGAGCAACATGTACAAGATAGCCGGCGCCCAGGAATACCTGCTGCTGGTCGAAGCGATCGGCTCCGATGGCAAGCGGTACTTCCGGTCCTGGACCACGGATGCGATCAACGGGGCGTTCACCGCGCTGGCCGATACCGGGAGCAATCCGTTCGCGCGGTCCACCAACGTCGCCTTCGGTGGCACCGCATGGACCAAGGACATCAGTCACGGCGAGATGATCCGCGCTGGATACGACCAGAACATGATCATCAACCCGTGCGGCTTGCGCTACGCATATCAGGGCTTCGACCCGGCCTCGACCGCCGGTTACACCTTCCCGCCCTGGCGGATCGGGCTGCTGACCCAGACCAATTCGGCCTGCTGAAACGCGAGGGCTGCAACGCCCCGAACCAAGCCGGCGCCCCAGGCCACCCGCCGCACCGGCCCTCCCCTGCCGGATGACGGTCGCTGGTCACCTAGATGGTCCGTGGACTCGAGCGGCGCGCCGGGTGTCGCCCTCTGATTCCCGTGCCGGTTCGGCAGCGCTGAGGCGATTCCGACACACGCAAGCATCGATATCAGTCAGTGCCGCGCGCCGCCCCGGACGCGCGAGCCGAAGCTCGCTCGACTCGCTCGTTCCATGGCCGCGTGGCCTCGGTACGGAGGGAAGCAGGAATGTCGCGAAACATCAGACGGCAACTTCAGAGCGCGCTGGCAGCCATGACCGTGCTGAGTGCGGGTGGGCTCGTTGCTCTGGGCCAGTCCGCCGCGTATGCCGCGGCGTCGGACGCAACCATCAACGGCACGAATGTCCTGCAGCCCGATCGACGGCTTCGGCTTCTCCGAACACTTCGGCCGGGCGACCATCATGCACGGCTCAGAGGGCCTGTCCGCCCAACGTCAGCGGGAAGTGCTGGACCTGCTGTTGAGTCGCACCAGCGGCGCGGGGCTGAGCATCCTGAGGTTGGGTATCGGTTCGGCCGGCAAGACGTCGATCCAGCCGACCGACCCCGGAGGTCCGGGCGCGACACCGCGATACGTGTGGAACGGCGACGACGACGGTCAGGTGTGGCTGGCGCAACAGGCCAAGGCATACGGGGTGAACCGGTTCTATGCCGATGCGTGGAGTGCGCCCGGCTACATGAAGACCAATGGCGACGAGTCCAACGGCGGGACGCTGTGCGGCCTGTCCGGCACCGCGTGCGGCAGCGGGGACTGGCGGCGGGCTTACGCGAACTACCTGGTCCAGTACGCGCGTTTCTATGCCCAGGAGGGCATCACGATCAACGATCTCGGGTTCACCAACGAACCCGACTACACCACCTCGTACTCCTCGATGCGGTTCACCCCGGCCCAGGCGGTCGAGCTCACGAAGATCGTGGGACCGATCGCCGGCGCGGCCGGGCTGAAGGTGGCCTGCTGCGACGCCGTGGGCTGGACTTCACAGGGTCCATTCACCGCGGCGATCGCCGCCGATGCCGAGGCGCACAGCTGGATCACCACTCACACCGGACACTCGTACAGCAGCGCGCCCACGGC from Actinoplanes derwentensis includes these protein-coding regions:
- a CDS encoding carbohydrate ABC transporter permease translates to MTSAAIRPARNGVPQATRAYRAFQVINAFVLTAVVVATLFPFVNIVARSFSGEHEIRSGQVVLLPKGFNLTTYQHVMSDAMFWTNYRNTVLYTVVATAIALVLTTCYAYVLSKRHLKGRGVLVGIAVFTMFFNGGLIPNYVLVSTLGLRNTLWAIVLPNAISVFNLLVMKAFFESLPVELEEAAAVDGCGTYRTLLRIVLPLSKAVLATMLLFYAVSFWNSWFSGFLYMDRQELFPVTVYLRNLIAGATAGSDNSTASDTALQIAASIQAVTIVLTMLPILLIYPFIQRFFVSGVTLGAVKG
- a CDS encoding GH39 family glycosyl hydrolase; protein product: MLIHVPETPCGRLGDAWRTCVGTGRFELALRRDYQDSLALLQRDIGFRHIRGHGLLSDGVGIYRPYEYQGVRQVRYAFTYLDQVVDAYLELGIKPFVELGFMPSELASGDQTVFWWHGNVTPPRSWTEWAALVRATVTHLIDRYGLDEVRGWPIEVWNEPNLKQFWQDADAGAYHRLYEITANTIKDIDGSLQVGGPAISPGEDDWLLRFASFVTDREVPIDFVSRHAYTSGPAQQVPFGVHQTLEPASRLLEQFALPRQQLRGTPLAGLPVHITEFNSSYRPDNPIHDTAFNAAYLAPVIAAGGEVADSFAYWTFSDMFEEEGVPTALFHGGFGLLTHRQIKKPTYHLYAFMARMGDQILTRGTDHLVTVDDTGRVTILAWSPVDHTGTASPGHHPLQLSVPVSAPGASSAFVLRSTVDEERGNAWTAWCEMGRPRSPRPRELEVLREAAEPARSHRSLPLVDGRVTLDVTLSRHEVTLLEITPVVDETPPWYDERRLLGADPTAEPFS
- a CDS encoding ABC transporter substrate-binding protein, with the translated sequence MYHFTRRQILAAAGAAAAATVAGCSSDDPDSDSSSLDSNRVGAMDAYAVGNQFKAAEPLTFSIMMLSNPGYPYKADWPFWAELSKRTNVTLQPTVVPLSDYNQKRSVVVGAGDAPMIIPKTYHPDEEAYIAGGAIIPVSDYVDLMPNYSAQVKQWNLQGNLEAISQQDGKYYLLSGLHENVWQDYSLAMRTDILEKLGLAVPTTWDELTTVLRAMRQAYPDRYPFSDRWSTPPNPGANNLVGLLGAAYGTYAGWAYQSAFWDAAAGKFVFSAAMDQYKQVLQYLNTLVAEKLLDPESFTQTDDNARQKFANGKSFVISCNAQTLVNECRKDIAKIPGATVVKIPLPTGPMGPSLEGLSRLENGIMISRKARESKNFVAMMQFIDWLWYSDAGKMFTKWGIEGQTYNGSVADDSFKLAPDVKWAGINPTAPRDLQVDYGYSNGVFAYAGSTKLLNSQFSDEEKAFQAEMNKRQIRPVPPPHPFSPEEREQASLWETGLKDHVNQQSVKFILGQRPFSEWDAYLAELKGKNMDQYIDLANKAYDRFKKSNP
- a CDS encoding ABC transporter permease yields the protein MNPAKVIDRVPDTLRRPPRTAHPERTRRRGWRHALRRDWQLYSLAVLPLLFFAVFRYLPMLGNVIAFRRYQPGGELVGEYWVGLHYFRMFLADPTFWQVFTNTIIMGALTLLFCFPLPIVLALLLNEVRTRWLKGFVQTISYLPHFLSIVVVAGLVLQTVSVDGVINHGLAAMGHDKIAFIQQPGWFRTIYVSSEVWQTVGWGTILYLAALTTIDSDLYQQARVDGANRWRQTWHVTLPGIRPTMITLLILNIGTFLAVGFEKILLLYNPLTYPAADVISTYLYRVGVVSGSFSYAAAIGLFESVIGLLLVLGANTLSRRTIGTSLW
- a CDS encoding alpha-glucuronidase — encoded protein: MTVSDRTPAHPAWLPPEAFRAIGARRVLVLGDGMLVETVREEITVACARFGGQVRHRQDQAGERFDLVLALTGALPAMPTAADAGHPFLGSDAAIATWQYGWRGAPEALGGEGFVLTRREEVTVVLADEPRGLLYGLFEVVRLGESAFGSGLGAAIHRPAMRLRMINHWDNVDAHPVMGQVERGYAGGSLFWQDGLPRRDLARVQAYGRLLAACGINAATVNNVNVHRAETHLLTDRLGEVAAIARVLRPYGVRVHLSVNFAAPIVLGALATADPLDPAVRDWWASATRRVYEAIPDFGGYVVKADSEGQPGPFAYGRSHAEGADMLADAVAPFGGVVHWRAFVYNHRQDWRDRSTDRARAAYDHFVPLDGRFRDNVIVQVKHGPMDFQVREPVSPVIAAMPATRVAVEVQATQEYTGQQRHICYLGPLWSSVLRFAPHGPDGSTVADIVAGGGGFVAVSNAGADHFWTGHPLAQANLYAAGRLAWQPTADPTALLDEWIGLTFNPATGDDAEPVRRTLHLLMDDSWRTYEQYTAPLGIGFMVRPGHHYGPDVDGYEYTPWGTYHFADRDGVGVDRTRASGTGFTGQYPEPWSQIYESLDDCPDELLLFFHHVGFRHVLHNGSTVIQHIYDTHFAGAERVAEMRQQWHELDGLVDPALFTRVVALLEEQVRSAEEWRDQINTYFFRKSGVPDAKGRPIY